DNA from Rosa rugosa chromosome 6, drRosRugo1.1, whole genome shotgun sequence:
atacactccaaagagcaacatatagcaattcaaagaaaatgagaaaactgaccgttggatgtgatgattacaataaaataagagtgtggttaaaaatttagtcaatttcaccataatttcaaacccgatcggattggtcaactgtagtcacttgcatgttttcttggttgaccgatggcgtgatgaacgcaaaacttgcttatttttttgcatcacgtttgtaaatatttcatcgatggatgtctgtggacataagataaaaatttcaatttttaattacaaatacgttggcctatactaatttgtctcctaaagttgtatgacttatacaatgcatttaaattgttgaggtccattctaaaacaaccgtgaagtggaagatgaatttggagaaaccaaccgctcgattgagagattgtaatattttatggtggttgtaaaaaatctagccaatttggttatcgtttcgaattcgatcaactaggtcaaacgtagttactcttataaacctatatttatatatcatacactccaaagagcaacccctatcaattcaaagaaaatgaaaaaaccgaccgttggatgagtttattacaataaattatgagtgtgataaaaaatttagccaatttcactatattttcgaattcgatcggattggtcaaccgtggTCACTtacatgttttcttggttgaccgatggcgtgacaaccgcaaCTGAGGAgatgtatgacttatacatctAAGAAGCTGAGTCCTCCACAAATTGGCACCAGACAACCTCAGTCCAATGGAGATGTGGTATATTCCTATGTCTATAGAATTGCGCTTGTGTCACATGCATGGATCCATACTTAAAAATATGCTTATATGTTTACGTATGCCCGTAAACCCTTCATATATGTGGGAAAGACATGCAATTTATCCTTTGGTATTCTGCTTAATGCGATATCTGACTTCCATGAGCACTAAATCCGCCAATTTATTTCACATCTTTACAGGATCTCTCTGCcacattatttgtttctttgaaAATGCTTCGAACTACTCTCGTAAGGGAAGCTGAGGATGGGTTCATGGCATACCACGTATTTGTGTGAGATTCTTACTCATTTTTTTGTCCCCATCCTAATAGAATAAAATTTATTCCTGAGTTGTAACCTCAGTCCAATGGAGATGTGGTATATTCCTAAGTTCTTTGCTGCTTACTTGATCAGGAATAAGACGTAGAGAGAAATAAGCATCATAATTCCTAGAACGAAGGAGGAACTAGCTCCTGAAAATAAATGGCATTAATAAGTCATATAACGTTATATTCCGTTAGCCTAACAGACAAAGCACTGAACATATTTGCCTTAATTCGGGGTTAAGCTGACGAAGTACACTGATACCAATAGCTCCAGGAAGGGGAAATATCATAGTTGATTCTGGGACTACACTAACAATGGAGTAAGGCCATAAGATCAAAAGGAGTAAGAGACGCTAGTCACTACTTGAGCCTTTGCTACAACACCAAATCAGCTATCAAAGCTCCCACAATCACTGCACATTTCACCTGTGCGGATGTTAAGTTGAAAGCTTCGAACACTTTTATCAATGGATGTTGTCTGCTTTGCTTTCAGACCCGTTACTCAAGGTAATGCCATCTTTGGCAATATGGCACAACCGAATTTCTTGATAGGCTATGACCGTCTCTCTCTTTTAAGCCAACTGATTGCAGTAAAAACTAATTCAGTCGCATATTGCATAATGTAATAAAGGCAAAGGCATggtgattttttcttctttgaaaGGAGGCATTGCTTTATTTAAGAATAAGATTTTAGTTTTTCATTAGTCATGATTGACCAGAAATGCAATCCCAATTTTTCATTAACCAACCAAAGCTGAATTTCATCCTCCAAAGTGGAAAACTAGTCGCTTATTTCTCGTCGCCTGACCATGAAAAGAGAGGAGACAAATTGACACAGAGCATGCATACGCCTGCAACTATGTTTCATTCATAAATGGGGACAAATGTTATAACTACATTTTTAACAAGGATAGCCTCAGAGTAGTCAATCTGGTACATAAAATATGGAATTGGATTGAGATCACCCAAAAAATTACTAAAATGGGCTACGCATACATGAATCAATATTACATTTGAAGTTAATTTCATGCAAGAGGAAGAAACTAAATCTTCCCAGCATGTGCTCTCCAGTcacagaagaagaggaagagggcgAATAGATGGCAGCCCTCGTGAAACAAAAACAGCGTCATCATAACTTCACCTATTCACCTTGCTCTCGAGCAATGGAAGCCGAGAGAATTCCAAGGTCACGATTTAAGAATGTCAACGCAGATTCACATTCTGAGATTATTCTTGTGACAGAAGAGGGCTCACCAGCAACTGAGTCAGATGATCCAACAGCAAGAGCAGCATGTGAGTCTCTAAGATTCCTCAAGTTCCCTAGGAACTGCAATAAAtgcaaaccaaaaaaaaaaaacagagagatgcCTTGTTACAAATTCATGGTCATGCCTTGTAAAATTGCAGCATCATGGTGCACCCTATATTGTACGATAATAACAATTTAAACTTCTCTCACACCTATTTGGTCAGAAAATGCaatttttatgttatgtgtcATCTTTTGTGTTGTTTTATTTATAGCTTGGAATACATTTTAATATCAAGAAAAAGAACTAGTAGCAGGCAAATTAAGGATAATATATAAAGTTTTTATTGTAGAAAGACAAAGATTAACAGTTTACCAATACTACAGTACCCCATAACAAGTAATCCCACCTTACCTGCCTAAAACCTCCCTACCCCCTTGCACACACACACGGAGAAAAGGTCATCAGGAAGTGATGACATGTTGGGGGAGCAAGAAAGAGAAAGGAGGAGAAAAGGAAAAGTACCAGTCCCACTTTTCCTTCCATTTCCTACAACCTACTcccaaacaacaacaaaatgtCATAACTCCCCTTCTTTCTATCGTTCAGTTTTCTATATTGTGTTGCTACACAAACTGCTTACTATAAGAAACACCAGTGAGGTTAACCCAAGCCAAGTCTATACCATGATCCACCACCACCAGCATTCCCATACAACACTAAGAAGAGGCATTAACATGAAAAGACAAGAGAGAGGAGGCACAGCATAAAACACCGAAGATCTATATTACAAGTTAAGACAAAGTGAGCAGTGATGAAAGGAATCAAACCCCATGAAACTTTGTAGATAGTTGACAAAAATAGGCCCCACTGCCCCAGAAAATGGAAAAGTGACATTTGCAAACAACTTTCAACTAGTTTCACCCCTGACCCCTTCCAAGTAAAGTCCCTTATGCTTAGAGCCTACCCAACACCAACCAGGCATCATTAGGTCAACGTTCCTATGCTCAATACAATAAATAAACGCATTAATCCATCTGAAACGCAGTAGCAGAAAACTATAGAACTACAGAAATACTTCACTCATATAGCAAAGAGTTTAGAAATATAGAAGCAGCAAATGATTTATTGATAGTGAGTTTCCTATGTGTTACGGAGGGTTGGGAATTGGGTAAGGACTAGGCTAGGTCAGAGGTTTGATTCGCCTCCAAtataaccaaaaaataaataaaaaggttCCGATGTTGCATCATAAACCACTAAAATATATCAGTGGGGTGGTATAAAGACTACTGGGGCCATTCATACTTTAGCTTCAGTCTAATAAACCTCAAGATGTGCTAGGAAGAAATGAATTCACACATAATTTGATTATCAATGAAATACCTTCAAAAGCATCTTATATGCCTCCAACAAGCGATTGGCAGCTGGCCCGAACCCATGGAGCTGGGGTACCTCCATCATGTGTGTCCAGGGACGTATTTCCTATGAAATGACATTTCAAGGATGCAAATAAAAATATGTCCCTCATACACATGCACACAGCAAAAACTAATAACAAAATATAGTATGGATCTGTGCGCATCAAAATTAATAAAATCATTCAACCAGAGTATCTAAAAGATGAAATTTTCAACTAGCATGGAGCAGAAAGAAGCAAAACAATTATCTCATACAGCATGGAGCAGAAAGAAGCAAAACAATTATCTCATACATACTATGTGAATATGGAGTCCACTAAAGAGTATAAAGTTCACCATCAtgaaagaatatatacaattcTAAGTAACAACTATGCCATAACCCTTCAGTTTGGTACAGTATATAGTAAGAgataacaagaaaaacaaaaacagctgAATGTCAAAAGGCAACATATTAAGGAAAAGCTGGTCAGACCTTGGTGTAAATCATATTGAATGATCTTGCAGTTTCTAGAAAAGAATCCAAATGTGAACGCAATCTGGATTCTACCTCTGCATACTCCTCATCTGGGTTGTAAGCATGCTGTTTGTAAAAGGGAGAAATTATAATCacaatgagaaaaagaaaatattaacAACGCAACTAGGGGAACTAATACATATGATTTACAATACCAACCCAAAATTACAGGGAGCATTTGTCACCAAATATATAATCGACCCAAGGCCAAGGCatttgaaaaataaagaaatactCAAAGTGAATATAACTGGCAATCAAAGAATGTTAAAACTAATActataaaatatgaagttatCTTAAGGCACAATTTCAAATTTAGGTGGACATTTCTAAGCATCTTCCTGTGATGCAGCATAGGTCAAGTGAAGGTCAAAAAGGAATGAACAGGCATCAAGGTGGTGGTTTTAGGTGTCAGAGAGAGTTGGAGAGATCGAGTACTCTTGGGAACACTCGGAATCTATGGTTGAGGGTAGACACAGCAGAGTGGCTCATGCTTACATAAGACAAGAAGAGGAGTAATATTGTTTTCAAATCAAGATGAATTTATCTTTGCTTTATATTGAATAGTTTAGTTAGAGAACTCTGATATATGACTGGCATAGCCAGAGTATAAACCAGacattcttttcttctctctttgttATAGGAAACAAAATTTTCGTGGAGAAACAAAACTAGAACAGACTACAGAGCAATGGGCAAGACGTCCACTGGATTAATGAACTAAGGAAAGCTATTTACAGCAGCAATCTAAATAAGCGACAACCTCAACTACCACAATAATTACAGAATAACACTAATGAGCAGTAGCACTACAATTTGAAAAGTAGGAAATAGTGGATAACTGCAGGATTATTACTGTCCAAAGCAAGAAGATATATGtaaggaaaaagaaacaaaccttTGATGCCAAATCATCAACCTTTTGTTGAAGACTTGAGAGTATCTTTGATTGTTCTGTAAGCTTTTGCTCCAGCTCAGAAACATCATGCCTGCAAATGAATTTTGATTAAACAGTCAGAATGTTACTATATCCCAAATTAAGTAGGTTATCCTTACTACATCAGTTTGGGTTTTACTTTAGATTTTTATATCAGAAACGATTTAATAACAAACTGATGTATTGGAGTGGTTTTGTTTCTTCTGATGCTACAAAAACAGTGACCAATGTAAGTCATCCTGGGATCATTGACTAATTGATTTCCTAATGGCTAATTAAAAATATGTCTATGTGCCATCTATCTTTACAGTTTAGAACATGCATTCGATCATCTTAATTTAACAGAATATATGGTTGAGAACATCATGTAATAGTCAATACCTCCAACTGATTAGCAGACTTCTTTACCACTTTGGTAGCTGATAAAAGTATTAAGTTAATATGAGTCTTACTCTAGGATTCCTCAAACTAAGAGAACTAAAGGCATATCCAGTTTATCTGGGAGATAAAGCAGATTAAAAGACTTCAGGATTATTTATATGGTCATTAAAACTTTCAGGGAAGCAATTAATGTGTTTACTTTTAGGGAACGAGTTGAAACAtaaatgaaaatagaaactcTTACAATGGATATATAGACTGAATCTGAACATCAGCGGGAAACAATTTGCACTCTTCCGAGAATATTTGAGCTTGTCTCTCTGCAATGGAATCAATTAGCTGTATATCCTTTGCTACCTGCTCATCTATACTGCAAAAATCACAGTGCATTCAAGATCTCAGGCCAAATTTGTTATGAGAAATCAGAAAACAAATCAATTGCTGATTTTGCTAGAAGAATGGTATTTGAAATTAAAAAACCCTAGTAATTTCTTTATCAAACAATCACTTGCCAAACAAAATGTAAAACTCAGTATTATCATAACCTCCATTCTGGATTATCAGCAAAAATGCTTGCCTCCACGAGATCTACAATTAAACGAAGCATTTCAGTGCGATCTTCATAGCTTCCTCGTCCCTGCCAATTAAAAAGCAGTGTTTAGTAAAAGTTGAGAAAGTCACAGTACAGAGTTACCAGGTTGTAGTTAGATGCAAATTTCACCCAAATGAACATTTAGTCGCCAAATATATTTATCTTCTGTGAAGTGCTAACTAGTTGCAAAATGTGCAGCTTGCaaactaaataaaaaatataaaaaacaaaaaacaaaaacaaatcatTTTTGACTATATGCTGTCTAGTGTGCCTTCTATTACATAACATGTCTGTTCTGATATGCCAGGATAATTTTATTCAAATCACCTGTTTTCATGGAGGTTTCTTCTATGGAGATTGATATTTGACTAGCATATTAGGGGAACTAATTAAAAATTGATCATAAAGGTGACAGAGAGAGTGACTCAAAGTAAAGTGCGGTTCATTTGTAAAGCAACACTAAGGAGATATTAATTTCAGCGATAAGCCATCTATCACTCAGATAAATAATTCAACATCAATATGAATCTACTAACTTGAATGGCTTCTGTGTCAATTGTATTTGTAATACCCAAAAACTTCGCAATCTCTGCCAAATCTGCAAACAGAACAATAAAAGAGATGTAATTAAATTGCTACATCTATTTCATCATGCAGGACATCGCAAGCTtaaaattttggaatttgaaaaaGTAAATAGCCAGGATATAGCAGCTGACTTTAGGAGAAGGATATGCAGTTAAACACAAGGGAAATAACAGATGAAGGATGCTCCAAAACTTTTTACAGAAAATCCATCCTGGAGAGCATTTTGGTGTTTATGGTTCCAAATGCAACAATCCACATGAGAGGCAATTGGAGAATAAATTGAATAAGAATGAATGCTTTCATTGCTTAGTGATATCTTGCAATTTTCTTCTCAGAAACAAACTTCCATTtacaaaagaaagaagataCAAAGCAGAGGACAAGGAGTGTGCATAACTAGCGTGCAAACTGATTTACAACTAACACAATCACACTCAACAATTAAACATAAAACCAAGAACTAAATCACACCTGCGTTACAATCATAAAGAATGGCCCAAAATTTCAGAGCAAGCTCTACACTCACAAAAAGCAACGGCCAAACCCTCGAATCCTATCTCATAACTGGTTAACATCCTTACCCTTGGCTTCCTCAAAGATCGTTTTGTTCGCCTCCAACATACCACCCAAAAATCAGTAACACTGCACATCTCCCTATATTCATGTTCTATTCCTGCCTCCAAAGGACACACAATAGTGCATTATATGGTTCCAGACTTGCAGAGAAACACATGTCAAACTTGACTCGCTAACCAGCAAAACATTTGAATAGGATTACTTGAAAAAGCTCCTGACTACTAAAGCTTCTCTTCTGGAACCAAAAGACGTCTTGTAACCAGGCCAATACATTAACTAACTACCAGAAGACAAAGGATGTCTTACAAATATAGGCATCAACTGACTAAAAATAGCTTAGCTCGCTCTATCAGACTAAGTAATACTCTAAACTATTTCTTGTTGAGTTGACACTGACATGGTGCTGACCTCATCCTATTAACTATCGCAAGCACAAGCAACTGTGATTTCTTCCTTTAAGTAGACACTGAGCTAAGATTGCAAGCATGTAGCAGTAGAAAACATGTTTCTTCGTCATACAAGGAACAGAAATGTGTGTTATTTCCATCCACTAGACGGGCCTATTTTCGATTCCTTTTGAAATAGCATTCAATGCACTAAGAAATATGTACTGTACTTTGTGTGGTGTTTAGCAAATGCAGTAGTAATAAGAAACAGAAGCCAATACAAGTGTGCATAAAACAATAAGTTACTTTCATCACAATCCAAACAAAATTCGGCATGACCCGGTATTCGAGATTCTACAAGAAGAAACCTTACATTGAATGCGGGCAGTTTCTTCGTCACGATCCATGGCGTCCCCTTGAAGACTTTGTTGAGAGAAAGGTGACTTGTCCCCCAGCAATCTGCAAATGCAACCACCAGAAATGAATGAATCAGCAATCAAGCAAGCAGAGAGAATCGGAGAGTATAAACGGCATGTCGTTTTGTGTACCGGAAGAAGAGCCACTCGAGAAGAGCATAGCGCTCCATGCCGGCGAAGAGGAGAGACTGAGCAGGCGCATTGGCTCTCGGGTAGTTCAAAGTCGCCAGCTTCCGCTGTATCTCTTCCATTTGCCTCGCTGCCATTTCTGACCGGAAAACTCAGATCGGAATTGAATTCCGAAGGCCGGCAGTTGGTGGTCGGTGGTGGGTTAGATTTGGGGTTTTCGTTGAAGTGAAGCGAtcaaagagagggagagggttTTAAAGTTTTAACCTTTTAATTCAAAAAATATTGCCTTCTCTTTgcggtccttttttttttttttttcgtttttattgttttgaaaaatggtaactccatcattctcaaaaaaaaaaaaaaaatggtaactCCACTACCATGAATGATAATGAAATGAAAGTAGTAGTATCCAATCAGCCATCAGAATGTTTTTTCCATATTTCAAAATTGCCCCTGCTTTTTAAAAGTGCAATACCCAAACCAGTTAGGAGTTGATTGGTCAGCCGCACCGCCACGCAAGTCTCTCTCTATATAGTGATGGGGGTAGTCAAACTATGATACTATACTaatactctccctctcttgtGGAGATCTAAGCAAGTTTCATGTTTACATATGCTCTTTTTCAACACGATAAGTTTGTATTTTGTGTTTCCGAAGTTTTTCTTTGCCGTCTAGCAATGTGGTTGTCTTTTACTTTGGAGTTTTGTTGAAGGGGGCCTCATTGGGACTGTTGGGTTCTCTAAATCTCGAGGTCGATTCCGTAGTGGCGCAGATTAGGTATAGGCTAGTGATGGAGCTATTGGTTTAACATTGGAGATTGATGTTGGTGGGGTTACTAGTGTTTAGAAGTTGATATCTACATTTGACATTGGGATAAGATGgcttttttggttttggggCCCGAGATGGCAGTAGACTAGCGGTTGGTTGGGTGGTGTGAGAGTTGTTTTAATGTTACTGATCTTGCTCTGCCGGTTAATAGTAAGGCAGCGTGATTGTGGTGGAATGGTGATAGGTGGCGTGTATCATGAGGTACAATGGTTGGTTAAAGACGTCCTTAATCACAGAATCCAAGATGGTACATACTCGTAGGTACCAAGCACAAATAGTACTTGTCTAGGGACCGAACTAGAATACAGGATCCTTGTTGATTAAGCAAACATGAAAGTCGAGACTTACACTACCAAATCCGATCGATAACTAGAGGGCAAAGGACATTGATCGAAAGACCATCTAGACATATCATCAAAAGTAGGGTGGCTTCGGTTCAGAAATCAACATTTTTGTTTGGTACCAATACCGAGTCGAACATAGTTGGTTCTAAGATTTTCATGCGATGGCGAACCGGCCATTGTTGTTTGCCGACAATTGGATTGATTTTGGTTGGCATCGATTATAACTCTGGTAGGAAGAAATGTAGGATGAGATAGGGGCAAATATATATTTGCAAATCCAAATGAAAAAGAacgggagaaaaaaaaatgtaagaaggaaaaggagaaaagaaataaagaagaaCGGAAATGAGAGAAGAAATGAGGATGAAGAGCATAATGAAAATGCCAGAAACATGAAGAgaaaaaatgcataaagctttgaaaATCGAAGTAAATAGAAAACATAACGGGTACATATTCTTCTGGTacatagaaaaaataaataaaagaaagattcAGTTTCAAGTTTAGAGATAAGgtaaatatattattatttctctatgAGATAAGAACGAGTGATATTGTGGCCTAGTAAATAAGACTCAATGCTGGTTCGAGCATTCAATGCTTATTTAGGTCTGTTCGATCTGATCCAAATGAGTATTTCATACCTATAAAGACCATCATTtcctactctttttttttttttttttttttttttggaagcgAGCTAAGGACTAACTCAACGCCCTTAGTCGAAATTTTATTAAAACAGAAGAAAGGTACAATAGGAAGGGGGGACTAGGCCAAAACCACTCCCAATAGGCGCAAAGCAACAAGCCGGGCATACCCAAACTTGCAAAGGAACAATACATAAACAGTACAAAGAAAAACAATCCGAAAGAAACAAAGGACAAACTATAAATCTACGGGAAAACATAAACTAAGAAAAGCGATAATTAATTCTTGAAGACAAGTCTCTGCCAAACTCTGCTAGAAATGAAGAGGGTAAGGTTCTCCACCAGACTGCACCAACATTTGAGGCTCCATAACGGGCAAATTTGTCAGCTAAAGCATTTCCTTCTCTAAAGATATGTGTCATTCTGAAATTGATCTGACTAACCTTGTGTAAACAATTCAACCATGAGGTACGCAATCTCCATGGTATTAAACCAGGGTTCTTGAAGTATCGTAGTGCTAGTATTGAGTCCGTTTCCAACCAAATGTGAGTCCAGCGACGGACCAAAGCAACATTTATTGCTTCAATAATCGCGAGAACCTCAGCATCAATAGCACTTGGCACCGTAGCATTAAATGAGAAGCCCCCAAGAAAAAGCCCCTCAGAATCTCTGAACACGCCCCCAAAACCTGCTCTTGTAGTGCCTGAAAAGGAACCATCCGTATTTACCTTTATCCAACCTGAGGGAGGAGCCTCCCAAACCACTGGTATAAACTTTGGGGCCTTTGCTCTGAGTGGAGAGACTCCCAACAATGAATAAACCGGCACTGCAGACGTAATTCGAGCGCAAGGAACAAAGTAACACAGCGCTGAGTCCTTGAAAGAGTTAATAAGGAACTGTTTAAATCGCCAAGAAACAAATACTCTCCCATCAAaccttattttatttctttcagTCCATATACACCAAAACAGATTGCAAACAGCTAACCTCCATAACAGTTTTGAAGCAAACGGAATCGGGTTTAACAAAACGGGAGAGAAGAGCCCTTGTAAAGAAATTAACGCTGGGCGTTGTAGGCGGAACATGGCAAACAACCAAGTCCATACGTCATGGAGCATAGGGCAATTGAAGAAAAGATGGTGTACAGATTCCACATCCGAGTGACAGAGTGAGCATTGAGAGCAAATAATCATACCTCTGCGCTGCATAATTTCATCAACCAAGATTTTGTGATGGAAAACTTTCCAACAAACAATGCTTTTTCTGGGTTGCAATGCTTTGTGCCATATAGCCTTTCCCCACTCAAGAGGAGCATTCGGGTCTGAAAGAAAAGTATAGGCCTCTGCTGCAGTCAAGGAACCAGACGAAGTAGTAGGCCAGATCACAGTATCCTCCAAAACAGCCTCTGGAATGTCAATCTGCATAATATCATTAGAAGCTTCTGGAAATTTCTCAAGAAGCTCTAATGGAAGGTCCCATTGATTCTGCACAATATAATCACCAACACGATCTTGAAGGAACGGCAGAACTGAAGGATCAATGTTCAATCTGACTGCTAATGAGCTACCGAGCCAATTGTCCttccaaaaatatatattcatgCCGTTACCTACCTGCCATCTCAAGTTTGATAATAATACAGACCATAATTGCCGCAGACCGGTCCAGACAGACGATCTTTGATAATAAGAATAAATGTCTAGATTCACTTTTAAGAACC
Protein-coding regions in this window:
- the LOC133715448 gene encoding AUGMIN subunit 7, whose amino-acid sequence is MAARQMEEIQRKLATLNYPRANAPAQSLLFAGMERYALLEWLFFRLLGDKSPFSQQSLQGDAMDRDEETARIQYLAEIAKFLGITNTIDTEAIQGRGSYEDRTEMLRLIVDLVEASIFADNPEWSIDEQVAKDIQLIDSIAERQAQIFSEECKLFPADVQIQSIYPLHDVSELEQKLTEQSKILSSLQQKVDDLASKHAYNPDEEYAEVESRLRSHLDSFLETARSFNMIYTKEIRPWTHMMEVPQLHGFGPAANRLLEAYKMLLKFLGNLRNLRDSHAALAVGSSDSVAGEPSSVTRIISECESALTFLNRDLGILSASIAREQGE